The Nocardia vinacea genome contains the following window.
CCGAAGTGCTCGACCATTGCCACTGCCTCCGGGAAATTGTCGGCGAGCGCTTCTGGGACGTGGGCGTCGCTGCCGAATGTGACTGCGCGCCCGCCCTCTTCGCGCCACCATTGCGGAATCCAGGGCCAGAGTCTGCGGGTGTTCATCTCCAACGCTCTCCCACTGTCGGCGATGGCTCGCATCGCCAAACGGAAGCCGTCCTCGAAGCGGCGCGGGTCGAATGGGCCGACATCCACGGTTGGCCAGGCTCGTACCGCGTAGTCGATGTGGCTGAAAACTGTGAAGGAGTCGGATCCCGCGACCATGTGCGGGATCTCGTCGAGGTAGGCCGACATCACGTCATCCGGCGGCCACAGCCGAAACAGGGTGTTGGGCTCACTGCGGTCGTCGCCGATCTGGAGCGTGTGCAGCGAACCGTTCACGCGGTCCAACGCGGTCAGGTCGAGCAACTGAGCCGCCTGTTCATCGAAGAGGTGTGGTTGTCCGAACTCCACGCCGGTAAGGATGCGTAGTTCCGGGAACCGGAGACGACAGCGCTCGACGCAGTCGAGGTAGCCCGCAACATCCAGCACCGGAGGGCGGATGTAGCCGCCCGGGCTGAGCAGGTGACGTTGGTGTGGCATGAGGTCCTCGGGACCGGTGCGCCATGCGTCGTCGAAATCGAGATGTTCGGTGAAGACGACCGCGGGCAGACCGATCGCGACGGCGTGCTCGCAGGTTCGTTGCATCCGGCCTGAGGCCTTCGACGCGGGACCGCCAGTGTCCCAGGACCATTCGCTGTGAACATGGCTGTCTGCTGGAAGCATCACCCGTCGAGCTTTGCACTCGGTGCCGGCCCCCGACCCGCTCGTCCTCGACGTCGTCTACGCGCCGCCCACGGGTAACCGCTCTTCGAAGACGCCGGCGCCCCGACTGCGCGTAGTTAGCTCGGCGCCCCAGCCGGACCAGCGGAAGGTACACCTCGTGGGCGATTTCGATGGACACCTCCGCGGGTGCGGTGGGTACCGTGCGCAGCACGAATTCGTTGCGCAACAAGATGATTGCCACGGTGGCGACCCGTGGATACAGGGTCTCCGATGCGGCCTCGAACCGCCGACCGGCGGTGGATCGACCGGCCGGTAGCTCAGTCGGCCGCGATCTCCAGTAACGCGTCGGCCACCGACTGTGGCTCGGTGATCATCAGGTCGTGCCCGGTGTCGATGTCCCACAGGCGCCCCGATGCCCGGGCATTCTCGACCAGCACCGGGTCACGAGTGGCCAGCGTCGAGGTGCAGATGATGTGGTACTGCGGCAGCGCCCACAGGGCGTCCTCGTTACCCAGATCGAGTTTGTCCTCGAAGCACCGCCACGGGTGAGCGGTGAGCCGCGCCTGCATCCACGCCAGGTCCGTAGCATCCGTGACGCCATAGAAAAGGCCTGCGTTCTCGGTCGGGAGCAGGACCAACTCGACCCCGTCGACGGTCTCACCGAGCGGCCGGGTCGCCTCGATGATCGGGCCTGCGACATCGACAAGGGACTGGCCGTCGACCGGATTGGCGGCATCCAGATATACGAGCCGGCCGACCCGCTCGACGGCACGGTCCGCGGCACCGGTGATAACCATGCCGCCGTAGCTGTGGCCGACGAGGATCACGTCCCGCAGATCCTCGTAGTGCAACAGCGACGCCACATCCTGAATATGAGTGTCCAAACCGATACCCGCGAGGCGCAGATGCGCCCGCTCGGCCAGCCCTGACAGAGTCGGCGCGTACACCTCATGGCCCGCCCCGCGCAGCAGCCGTGCCACCTGCCGATAGCACCACCCGCCGTGCCCACCACCATGTACCAGCACAAATGTAGCCATCGCAGCTCCTGGAAATCTAATTCTCAATTGCGAGAGTGTTGTATCAAGTAATCGGATTATCCGAGTTGCGCTGCGATCGAACAACGGACGGTAGACGCCGGTTTCGCCGACCCCGCCAGGTATACTCGAACATAAGTTCGAATCGAGAGGTTCTGGATGCGGGCGTTACGTCGAGCCGAGATTGCCGGGTTACTGGCCAGCGATATCGTCGCGCACCTGGCCACGATCGACGCGGCCGGATATCCGCATGTCACACCGATATGGTTTCTGTGGGATCAGCAGGCCTTTCGGCTGACCAGTTGGGCGGGGCGGCCGCATTTGCGGCGGATTCTGGCGAACCCGCGGGTCGGGTTGGTAATCGATCGGGAGGTGGTGGGTTCGCGGGACGGCGGGCAACGGCCGAATCGACAGGTGCGGGTGATCGGGGATGCCGAACTGACCATTGATGCGGATGGTGTGTGGACCCAGCGCATCTGGGAGAAGTACGGCAGTGGGCCGGTGCTGGGCGAGGTGGAGCGTGCGCGGATGCTGATCACGATTACCCCCGATCGCTTCGTCGCCATCGCGAGCGTCTGACCTGCGCGAAAATCTCTTCAGAAAATTTCGCGGAGATATGTCGAAGGCGTCGGAACGGCTCCGACCAAAGGGTGACAGTAGGTCACAACCAACCCAAGGAGCCCACCATGTCGGTCAACACGTTCTTCTGGTTCGACAGCGACGCCGAAGAAGCCGCCACCCGCTACACCGCGCTGATCCCCAACTCCCGCATCGTCGAGGTCAATCGCCACCCCGATGGTTCGGTGTTCATCGTCTCGATCGAACTCGACGGTCACCCGTACACCCTGATGAACGGCGGTCCCGGACATCCGTTCACGGATGCCGCATCGATCCAGGTGGTCGTCGATACCCAGGCCGAGGTCGATCGCCTGTGGGACGCCCTGGTGGACGGTGGTGAACCCGGCCCCTGCGGCTGGCTGACCGACCGCTACGGCCTGTCCTGGCAGGTTGTCCCTGCGGCCCTGCTCACCCTCATGGACGGTGCGAACCCCACAAAGACCGGCGCGGTCGCCACGGCGCTGCGGTCCATGACCAAGCTGGATATCAAGGTGCTGCAGGACGCGTACGACAACGCGTGAGACCCGGACACCCCGTCCGATAGCCGGGCACCCGAACCGAGGTGCCCGGCTAGGGTGCCCGGGTATGCGCAGCGCAAGGCTGGAAGTCCTACACGGACTGGCTGGCCACCAACCGGGCCGTGCTGAAAGGCGCGAACAAAATTACCGACGCCACACTCCGCGACCCGTTCGAGGGGATCGGCAAACCCGAGCCGCTACGCCACCACCTTGCTGGGCACTGGTCACGGCGCATCACCCACGAGCATCGGTTGATCTACTACGTGACAGACACTGAAATCGTTGTGGTACAAGTCGGTTCACACTACGAAGACTGACGAGTAACCAACTGGGCCCCGAAGCCCGTGAATTCAACGCCCTCCGGGATGTCGCCGCCGACCGCCGTCGTATGGCCTGATCAGGATGCCGAAACGACCTCCGCGAAGACATCGTCGAGGTTGCTCGCGGTGAGTCCGAAGGTCTCCCGGGTGGTGGTGTCGTCGACGGTGAACTCGCGATGCGACATGTGGTAGGTCTCGAACAATTCGGCCCAGAACGGGTCGGTGTGGCCGAGGAGGGTCAGTTCGCGGTCCGTCATCACCTCGAGCCGCGGCTTCGGGGCATCCGCTGTTGCGGCGAAGCGCTCGGCGGCCGCACGCAGGGTGCTGGTAATGGTCGGCGCGAGCCAGGCCTGCCCCCAAGCGCTTTCGCTGCGCGCGACCGCGACGAGTGCGGCGGCCGCGTCACCGATCGCGGTGTAGGAGTGCGGCAGATCCAGGTCCTGCGGTACCAGAGCGAGTTGGCCCGCAATCACTTTCGGCTGCACCAGCAGCGAGAACAGCGATACCGCACCGCGGCCGAGGAATTGGCCCGCCCTGACCTCGGTGACCCGCACCCGGCCCGCATCGTGCGCCGCCTTGGCGTCGAGCCACATCCGCGCGCGCACCCGGCCCTTGGCTCCGGTGGCCGCCAGGGGTGTGTCGTCGGTGACCACACCGTCCACCGGGCCGTAGCCGTAAAGGTTGCCGAGCATTACGTAGTTCGCACCGGATTGCTCCGCGGCCGACAGTATGGCCCCGAACAGTGGCGGTACCGCCTCCGGCCAGGTGTGATACGCGGGCATCGCGGTATTGAATACGGCGTCCGCGCCCTTGACGAGATCGGTGAGCGCGGTCGCGTCCACGGCATCGGTTGCGATTAGCTCGATATCGGGATGCTGCGGGCCGGTCCCACTGCGGCTGATCATCCGCACCTGATCGCCGGATTCGGCCAACCGGACCGCGGTTGCCGAGGCGGTGGCGCCCCGGCCGATGATGACATGCGAAGGCATGCGACTTCCCTTCTGAGGCAAGATCATTCACGCAACCAAGGCGATTTGCCGATCGCGTGCCATCAACATTGCCGGGCGCGGGAGCGCTAGACTAGTGGCCGGTCAGCCATCTATCCCAAGGATCCAGCCATGAAGACCGTTGCCGTTGTCGCCGTCGCGCCGGTGAAGCCCTTCGAACTCGCCATGCCCGGAACCATGCTCGGCACGGTGATGGTGGACGGTGAGCCGTGTTACCGGATGGTGGTGTGCACCGCCGAACCCGGCGTTGTTCCCGGCGCACTGGGCGGCTTCGATGTCGTGGTGCCGCGCGGACTGGATGCGCTCGACGAGGCGGATACCGTCATCGTGCCGAGTACCGGCAGTCGCGGCACCGCCGATGCGGCCACCATTGCGGCACTGCGCAGGGCCGTCGACCAAGGCAAACGTGTCACTTCGATCTGTAGTGGCGCATTCGTATTGGCTCAGGCCGGGTTGTTGTCCGGCCGCACCGCGACCACGCACTGGGGACTGGCCGACGAACTCGCCGCGATGTTCCCGGAGGTTACGGTGCGCACCGATGCCCTGTTCATAGAGGACGGACCGGTGACCACCGCCGCCGGTGCCGCCGCCGGAATCGACCTGTGCCTGCACCTGATTCGCACCGACTACGGTGCGACGGTCGCCAATGCCGCCGCCCGCGCCGCTGTGGTGACACCGGTACGCCCCGGCGGCCAAGCCCAATTCGTCGACTCGCCACTGCCCCCCGAGAACGGCCTCACCCTCTCGGCCACCCGTACCTGGGCCCTGGAACGCCTAGACACTCCCCTGTCCCTGGACGATCTGGCCACCCACGCCCGCACCAGCGTGCGCACCCTCACCCGCCGCTTCCACGAGGAAACCGGCCTCAGCCCCCAGAAATGGCTACTGCACCAACGCATTCAGCGCGCCCGCGAACTCCTCGAATCCACCACTTTGCCCATGGACCAGGTAGCCCGCCACAGCGGCATCGGCTCCGCGGAATCCCTGCGCCAACACATGATCCGCCACGTAGGCCTCCCCCCGAGCGCCTACCGCGCCTCCTTCACCCGCACCCCGCGCCGATCCGCATGAGCGAACCCGACGCGGCTATGCCTGATTGACAGTCAGCTCCGGCACGACAGAGCGAAACCCGGTGTCCTGACTCACCACCGGCCATCCGTGTGCGATCGCAGTTGCCCGGCAGATTGCCTGGCCCGGAAAGCCGCTGAACAGCGCTGGGCTCAGCCGAATCCGGCCGATGCGGTCCTGCCTTGATACACCAACCGCCGCCGAGCGCCGGTGTCATGGATGGTCGGTAGAGTGAGCTCGACCGCTATCCAGGCTGTACCAGGAGGCATTCGGTGAATGCGAAATCGTTCGTGAACGGGTTCAACTCGGTGACGCTGACCTTGACGAATGCGCCCTTGGTTGGGTCGCTCATGCGCAAGAGCTTCGTCGAGATCAGTTACGTGGGCCGCCGTTCCGGCAAAACCTTCAGCACGCCCGTGAACTACCGCCGTTCCGGCGATTCGATCGTCATCGGAGTTGCATTCCCGGATCGAAAGAGTTGGTGGCGCAACTTCACCGATGAAGGCGGCCCGATCACGCTGCACCTCGAGGGCGGCGACCGGCGTGGTCACGCGCTCGCAAGTCGTGACGAGCGCGGGCGGGTCACGGTGCGTGTTCGCCTGGACGATTCGATCCAGTGACATCGTCCGGAACCAGCCGACGAGTACCAGTCCCGGTGACAGCGAATATCAGCGCTCGTACTGCGTCGCCTATGCGCTACGCCCCGCTGACTTCCGCAGGGAATGTATTGGCCCGCATCAGTTCTCGGGCGGCAGCACGGTAGCGGTCGGCGATCAGGCGGACCACGGCGGGGTGAACGCCGATGGGTTCCGCAACACCATCAGCTCCTGCCTCGTGCAGGCGCTGCTGGAACAGGCCATGCGCCAGCAGATACGAGGCGATGAAGACGCGCCGCGCACCCGACTCGCGAAGTTCGGCAACGACTTCCGGTACGCGCGGGACTCCGGTGGCGACGTAGCCGATGCGGACCGGGACATCCAGATGTTCGGCCAGCATGCCCGCCGCGCGCCGAACATCCTGGCGCGCACGGGCATCCGATGATCCGGCCGCCGCGAAGACCACCGCGTCACCCGGACGCCAGCCGGCAGCGCGCAGTCGCATGGCCATAATGCGGGCCATTGCCGGATCCGGTCCCATCGCCGGTGTCACCGCGACCTCGGGATGACCACTCTCGGCCACCTCCCGCGGCACATCCTGATACACGTGGTATCCGGAGGCGAGAAAGGCCGGAACCACGACGGCGGGAACGGATTCCCCTTGGGCGTCGGTCAGATCGCGCAGAACCTCGGACGGCGACGGACCGAGCACGTCCACGAAAGCGGTACGTACCCAGGGCTTCTCGGCCGCCTCTGGCCCGCGAGCGACGGCGCGATGTTCACAAACCGGAGCCACGGAGGTATCGGCTTCGCCGGCTGCCATCCCTCCGAGCTCTCGTGTCACCGCCTCGGCGAGCGCGGCGATCATCTGCACACCCCTGGTACTCCTGGTGCCGTGTGCGACC
Protein-coding sequences here:
- a CDS encoding alpha/beta hydrolase codes for the protein MATFVLVHGGGHGGWCYRQVARLLRGAGHEVYAPTLSGLAERAHLRLAGIGLDTHIQDVASLLHYEDLRDVILVGHSYGGMVITGAADRAVERVGRLVYLDAANPVDGQSLVDVAGPIIEATRPLGETVDGVELVLLPTENAGLFYGVTDATDLAWMQARLTAHPWRCFEDKLDLGNEDALWALPQYHIICTSTLATRDPVLVENARASGRLWDIDTGHDLMITEPQSVADALLEIAAD
- a CDS encoding PHP domain-containing protein, whose protein sequence is MLPADSHVHSEWSWDTGGPASKASGRMQRTCEHAVAIGLPAVVFTEHLDFDDAWRTGPEDLMPHQRHLLSPGGYIRPPVLDVAGYLDCVERCRLRFPELRILTGVEFGQPHLFDEQAAQLLDLTALDRVNGSLHTLQIGDDRSEPNTLFRLWPPDDVMSAYLDEIPHMVAGSDSFTVFSHIDYAVRAWPTVDVGPFDPRRFEDGFRLAMRAIADSGRALEMNTRRLWPWIPQWWREEGGRAVTFGSDAHVPEALADNFPEAVAMVEHFGFRPGRQPEDFWTR
- a CDS encoding GlxA family transcriptional regulator, translating into MKTVAVVAVAPVKPFELAMPGTMLGTVMVDGEPCYRMVVCTAEPGVVPGALGGFDVVVPRGLDALDEADTVIVPSTGSRGTADAATIAALRRAVDQGKRVTSICSGAFVLAQAGLLSGRTATTHWGLADELAAMFPEVTVRTDALFIEDGPVTTAAGAAAGIDLCLHLIRTDYGATVANAAARAAVVTPVRPGGQAQFVDSPLPPENGLTLSATRTWALERLDTPLSLDDLATHARTSVRTLTRRFHEETGLSPQKWLLHQRIQRARELLESTTLPMDQVARHSGIGSAESLRQHMIRHVGLPPSAYRASFTRTPRRSA
- a CDS encoding VOC family protein, with the translated sequence MSVNTFFWFDSDAEEAATRYTALIPNSRIVEVNRHPDGSVFIVSIELDGHPYTLMNGGPGHPFTDAASIQVVVDTQAEVDRLWDALVDGGEPGPCGWLTDRYGLSWQVVPAALLTLMDGANPTKTGAVATALRSMTKLDIKVLQDAYDNA
- a CDS encoding sirohydrochlorin chelatase; this translates as MTAPALVLVAHGTRSTRGVQMIAALAEAVTRELGGMAAGEADTSVAPVCEHRAVARGPEAAEKPWVRTAFVDVLGPSPSEVLRDLTDAQGESVPAVVVPAFLASGYHVYQDVPREVAESGHPEVAVTPAMGPDPAMARIMAMRLRAAGWRPGDAVVFAAAGSSDARARQDVRRAAGMLAEHLDVPVRIGYVATGVPRVPEVVAELRESGARRVFIASYLLAHGLFQQRLHEAGADGVAEPIGVHPAVVRLIADRYRAAARELMRANTFPAEVSGA
- a CDS encoding pyridoxamine 5'-phosphate oxidase family protein, encoding MRALRRAEIAGLLASDIVAHLATIDAAGYPHVTPIWFLWDQQAFRLTSWAGRPHLRRILANPRVGLVIDREVVGSRDGGQRPNRQVRVIGDAELTIDADGVWTQRIWEKYGSGPVLGEVERARMLITITPDRFVAIASV
- a CDS encoding NAD-dependent epimerase/dehydratase family protein, with protein sequence MPSHVIIGRGATASATAVRLAESGDQVRMISRSGTGPQHPDIELIATDAVDATALTDLVKGADAVFNTAMPAYHTWPEAVPPLFGAILSAAEQSGANYVMLGNLYGYGPVDGVVTDDTPLAATGAKGRVRARMWLDAKAAHDAGRVRVTEVRAGQFLGRGAVSLFSLLVQPKVIAGQLALVPQDLDLPHSYTAIGDAAAALVAVARSESAWGQAWLAPTITSTLRAAAERFAATADAPKPRLEVMTDRELTLLGHTDPFWAELFETYHMSHREFTVDDTTTRETFGLTASNLDDVFAEVVSAS